One genomic region from Halorussus rarus encodes:
- a CDS encoding lysylphosphatidylglycerol synthase transmembrane domain-containing protein has product MNGAQLRTTIIGFLGTFAVLGLLLYFVGIEEFVRELRRADGETVALMVLVTLGWLGAWGFGLRTVLDVLGVDVSFVKSFFILNGAMFSNNITPFGQAGGEPVTALLISKVADTEYERGLAAIASVDSLNFVPSIVLALGGAGFYATQTTFGRRLRLATAAIVVLSVAVPFAGFFGWRNRGRLRRAIARVLAPVLRFVTRVAPVDVSLSRETLETRVGEFFDSIERVATNRRGLTLALAASTAGWVCQMVALWLAFAAIGSPIPFPVLLFVVPVGAIAGVTPLPGGAGGIEAVLVGLLSSLPGIGIGWETALAAVIIFRGAIYWVPIAIGGGVVSLVGVDSV; this is encoded by the coding sequence ATGAACGGGGCGCAGCTGCGGACCACGATTATCGGGTTTCTCGGGACGTTCGCGGTTCTCGGCCTGCTGCTGTACTTCGTCGGCATCGAGGAGTTCGTCCGGGAGCTCCGCCGGGCCGACGGCGAGACCGTCGCGCTCATGGTGCTGGTCACGCTCGGTTGGCTCGGCGCGTGGGGGTTCGGCCTCCGGACGGTCCTTGACGTGCTCGGCGTCGACGTGTCGTTCGTCAAGTCCTTCTTCATCCTGAACGGCGCGATGTTCTCGAACAACATCACGCCCTTCGGGCAGGCGGGCGGCGAGCCGGTGACGGCGCTGCTCATCTCGAAGGTGGCGGACACCGAGTACGAGCGCGGCCTGGCGGCCATCGCGAGCGTCGACTCGCTCAACTTCGTCCCGTCCATCGTGCTCGCGCTCGGCGGCGCGGGGTTCTACGCGACTCAGACGACGTTCGGTCGCCGCCTCCGGCTCGCGACGGCGGCCATCGTCGTGCTCTCGGTCGCCGTCCCGTTCGCGGGGTTCTTCGGCTGGCGGAACCGGGGGCGACTCCGTCGGGCCATCGCGCGGGTGCTCGCCCCGGTGCTCCGGTTCGTCACGCGGGTCGCCCCCGTCGACGTGTCGCTCAGCCGCGAGACCCTCGAGACGCGGGTCGGCGAGTTCTTCGACTCGATCGAGCGCGTGGCGACGAACCGGCGCGGCCTGACCCTCGCGCTCGCCGCCTCGACGGCGGGGTGGGTGTGCCAGATGGTCGCGCTGTGGCTGGCGTTCGCGGCCATCGGCTCGCCCATCCCGTTCCCGGTCCTCCTGTTCGTCGTCCCGGTGGGCGCCATCGCCGGGGTGACGCCGCTCCCCGGCGGCGCGGGCGGCATCGAGGCGGTGCTGGTCGGACTGCTGTCCAGCCTCCCCGGCATCGGGATCGGCTGGGAGACCGCCCTCGCGGCTGTCATCATCTTCCGGGGCGCGATCTACTGGGTCCCCATCGCCATCGGCGGCGGGGTCGTGAGCCTGGTCGGCGTCGACTCGGTGTGA
- a CDS encoding DUF7130 family rubredoxin-like protein: MSGHGEQPVEDDGDTEAEAMTREVDFGETVYDDEGNELGRIRGLEKGGFFVSTRSGVESLSVEHSRAGHEFGEGELMWRCTECGEMGEIDEGIPDECPNCGESKEALMYWTED, from the coding sequence ATGAGTGGTCACGGAGAGCAACCGGTGGAGGACGACGGCGACACGGAGGCCGAGGCGATGACCCGCGAGGTCGACTTCGGCGAGACGGTGTACGACGACGAGGGCAACGAACTCGGCCGGATTCGGGGCCTCGAGAAGGGCGGGTTCTTCGTCTCGACGCGCTCGGGCGTCGAGAGCCTGAGCGTCGAGCACTCGCGGGCCGGCCACGAGTTCGGCGAGGGCGAACTGATGTGGCGCTGCACCGAGTGCGGCGAGATGGGCGAGATCGACGAGGGCATCCCGGACGAGTGCCCGAACTGCGGCGAGTCCAAGGAAGCGCTGATGTACTGGACCGAGGACTAG
- a CDS encoding RNA 2'-phosphotransferase encodes MTDPIYRCPDHGFVTTAEGAAPKCPECGDDVERVLAGGCRRQLSKFVSGALRHFPDDAGLELDDGGRTDYDDLVDAVARKYDWAGREQVDAVVATDPKGRFERREGRNGRDRIRAAYGHSVDVDLEDAESDVPDRLYHGTDPGNLDSILAEGLQSMNRQEVHLSATPAEARGVGRRHASEPVVLGVDAAGMVADGRRVSKRGEGTYTADEVPPAYLAVREE; translated from the coding sequence GTGACCGACCCCATCTACCGCTGTCCGGACCACGGGTTCGTAACCACAGCCGAGGGAGCAGCCCCGAAATGTCCCGAGTGCGGGGACGACGTCGAGCGAGTGCTCGCCGGCGGGTGCAGGCGACAGCTCTCGAAGTTCGTCAGCGGCGCGCTCCGGCACTTCCCCGACGACGCCGGACTCGAACTCGACGACGGGGGACGGACCGACTACGACGACCTGGTCGACGCGGTGGCCCGCAAGTACGACTGGGCCGGGCGCGAGCAGGTCGACGCCGTGGTCGCGACCGACCCGAAGGGCCGGTTCGAGCGCCGGGAGGGCCGGAACGGACGGGACCGAATCCGCGCGGCGTACGGTCACTCCGTCGACGTCGACCTCGAAGACGCCGAGTCGGACGTGCCGGACCGGCTGTACCACGGCACCGACCCGGGCAACCTCGACTCGATTCTGGCCGAGGGCCTGCAATCGATGAACCGACAGGAGGTGCACCTTTCGGCGACGCCCGCGGAGGCCCGGGGAGTCGGACGGCGCCACGCGTCGGAGCCGGTCGTGCTCGGCGTCGACGCTGCCGGGATGGTCGCCGACGGGCGGCGGGTGTCGAAGCGGGGCGAGGGGACGTACACCGCCGACGAGGTGCCCCCGGCGTATCTGGCGGTTCGGGAGGAGTAG
- a CDS encoding ABC transporter substrate-binding protein produces MDGAPTSRLTRRRLLRGAGAAGGAALVAGCTGGRSGDADTTTGTDSTTAERTSTEKSATTADGTGPYSVTMSPMGEVEFEGVPENVFTVFPQYADMAVALGHGDAVNATYVPEMSGTTMNHYYHHLDGVSFDWEGLADPLTDGLPKELLFELDSDVHLADPAWASTQDNWTKTDVEEIESQIAPWFGNFYSGTQAPAPEGYDDYRYYDLWELFGKVAAVFRETERYEALARIHSDLVSTIQEKLPPKEERPTAVRVTLAGDGESFWTYHLNKPGYWLADTRPLGANDAFAEEDWGSLWGQVDYETMLQADPDVVLHLWGMTPNYSMSDTLASLQDHPVGSQLTAVENDRVYPAGMRYQGPIMNLFQIEMGAKQLYPDLFGEWPDYEDGQHYPEVPEDEQLFDRTEVAEIIASGG; encoded by the coding sequence ATGGACGGAGCGCCAACTTCGAGATTGACGCGGCGGAGACTCCTGAGAGGTGCCGGCGCGGCGGGCGGCGCCGCCCTCGTCGCCGGCTGTACCGGCGGCAGGTCGGGCGACGCCGACACGACGACAGGGACAGACTCGACGACCGCAGAGCGGACTTCGACCGAGAAAAGCGCTACGACCGCAGACGGGACGGGACCGTACTCGGTGACGATGTCGCCGATGGGCGAGGTCGAGTTCGAGGGGGTGCCCGAGAACGTCTTCACGGTGTTCCCGCAGTACGCGGACATGGCGGTCGCGCTCGGCCACGGCGACGCGGTGAACGCGACGTACGTCCCGGAGATGTCCGGGACGACGATGAACCACTACTACCACCACCTCGACGGGGTCTCGTTCGACTGGGAGGGGCTGGCCGACCCGCTGACCGACGGACTGCCCAAGGAACTGCTCTTCGAACTCGACAGCGACGTCCACCTCGCCGACCCCGCGTGGGCATCGACCCAGGACAACTGGACGAAGACCGACGTCGAGGAAATCGAGTCCCAGATCGCCCCGTGGTTCGGCAACTTCTACAGCGGGACGCAGGCGCCCGCGCCCGAGGGGTACGACGACTACCGGTACTACGACCTCTGGGAGCTGTTCGGCAAGGTCGCCGCGGTGTTCCGCGAGACCGAGCGCTACGAGGCGCTGGCGCGGATTCACTCGGACCTCGTGTCCACCATCCAGGAGAAGCTCCCGCCGAAGGAGGAGCGGCCGACCGCGGTGCGGGTGACGCTCGCGGGCGACGGCGAGTCGTTCTGGACCTACCACCTCAACAAGCCCGGCTACTGGCTGGCGGACACCCGGCCGCTCGGCGCGAACGACGCGTTCGCCGAGGAGGACTGGGGCAGCCTCTGGGGCCAGGTCGACTACGAGACCATGCTCCAGGCCGACCCCGACGTCGTCCTCCACCTCTGGGGGATGACGCCGAACTACAGCATGAGCGACACGCTCGCGTCACTGCAGGACCACCCGGTCGGGAGCCAGCTCACCGCGGTCGAGAACGACCGGGTCTACCCCGCCGGCATGCGGTACCAGGGCCCGATCATGAACCTGTTCCAGATCGAGATGGGCGCCAAGCAGCTCTACCCCGACCTGTTCGGCGAGTGGCCCGACTACGAGGACGGCCAGCACTACCCCGAGGTTCCCGAGGACGAACAGCTGTTCGACCGGACCGAGGTGGCCGAGATCATCGCGTCGGGCGGCTGA
- a CDS encoding single-stranded-DNA-specific exonuclease RecJ: protein MASAGPVPALAERAAACADRLRDADEVLLASHIDADGLTSAAIASAALERAGIAFETVFSKQLDAEEVASIAATDYETVLFTDFGSGQLDVIADHEAAGDFTPVIADHHRPADPDTEFHLNPLLFDVDGSSELSGAGAAYVLARAMESDGVDNRDLAGLAVVGAVGDMQTTDGELVGANRAIVEEGEAAGVVESRTDLAMYGKQTRPLPKMLEYASDTRIPGITNNENGVLRFLDGLDVTLTDGDGEWRCWVDLTEDERSTVSNALIQRALSKGVSPDRIDRLVGTAYTLTAETEGTELRDVSEFSTLLNATARYERADVGLAVCLGNVTDLENRDGALERARELLRNHRRNLSEGLQKVKREGVTREDHVQWFHAGDEIRETIVGIVAGMAVGAEGIDRGTPIVAFAEKTDEDGADATEVKVSSRGTPSLTRRGLDLSTVMREASQAVGGDGGGHDVAAGATIPKGTESEFLEHADDVVGEQLG from the coding sequence ATGGCTTCCGCTGGTCCAGTTCCCGCCCTCGCCGAGCGTGCCGCCGCGTGCGCCGACCGCCTGCGGGACGCCGACGAGGTGCTGCTCGCGTCCCACATCGACGCCGACGGGCTGACGAGCGCGGCGATCGCGTCCGCGGCGCTCGAACGCGCCGGGATTGCCTTCGAGACCGTCTTCAGCAAGCAGCTCGACGCCGAGGAGGTGGCGTCCATCGCGGCGACCGATTACGAGACGGTGCTGTTCACCGACTTCGGGAGCGGCCAGCTCGACGTCATCGCCGACCACGAGGCCGCGGGCGACTTCACGCCGGTCATCGCCGACCACCACCGGCCGGCCGACCCGGACACCGAGTTCCACCTCAATCCACTGCTGTTCGACGTCGACGGCTCCTCGGAGCTCTCGGGCGCGGGCGCGGCGTACGTGCTCGCGCGAGCGATGGAGTCCGACGGGGTCGACAACCGCGACCTGGCCGGCCTCGCGGTGGTCGGCGCGGTCGGCGACATGCAGACCACCGACGGCGAACTGGTCGGCGCGAACCGGGCCATCGTCGAGGAGGGCGAGGCGGCGGGCGTCGTGGAGTCCCGTACCGACCTCGCGATGTACGGCAAGCAGACCCGGCCGCTCCCGAAGATGCTGGAGTACGCCAGCGACACGCGGATTCCCGGCATCACGAACAACGAGAACGGCGTCCTCCGGTTCCTCGACGGGCTCGACGTGACGCTCACCGACGGCGACGGCGAGTGGCGGTGCTGGGTCGACCTGACCGAGGACGAGCGAAGCACCGTCTCGAACGCGCTCATCCAGCGCGCGCTCTCGAAGGGGGTCAGCCCCGACCGCATCGACCGGCTGGTCGGCACGGCGTACACGCTCACCGCCGAGACCGAGGGGACCGAGCTCCGGGACGTGAGCGAGTTCTCCACCCTCCTCAACGCGACCGCCCGCTACGAGCGCGCCGACGTGGGGCTGGCCGTGTGTCTGGGCAACGTGACCGACCTGGAGAACCGCGACGGCGCGCTCGAACGCGCGCGGGAACTGCTCCGGAACCACCGCCGGAACCTCTCTGAGGGGCTCCAGAAGGTCAAGCGCGAGGGCGTCACCCGCGAGGACCACGTCCAGTGGTTCCACGCCGGCGACGAGATCCGCGAGACCATCGTCGGCATCGTCGCCGGGATGGCGGTCGGTGCGGAGGGCATCGACCGGGGCACGCCCATCGTGGCCTTCGCCGAGAAGACCGACGAGGACGGCGCCGACGCCACGGAGGTGAAGGTCTCGTCTCGCGGGACGCCCTCGCTCACCCGGCGCGGTCTCGACCTCTCGACCGTCATGCGCGAGGCCTCGCAGGCGGTCGGCGGCGACGGCGGCGGTCACGACGTCGCGGCGGGCGCGACGATTCCGAAGGGCACCGAGTCGGAGTTCCTCGAACACGCCGACGATGTCGTCGGCGAGCAGTTGGGGTAG
- a CDS encoding NifU family protein, giving the protein MSTETQDDGDDLEERVSNFLRRNFPQIQMHGGSAAIQNIDRETGEVSIQLGGACSGCGISPMTIQAIKSRMVKEIPEIEQVHADTGMDGGSGMGGGGGMSPSFPGETTDDGDDDEGPQAPF; this is encoded by the coding sequence ATGAGCACCGAGACTCAGGACGACGGAGACGACCTCGAGGAGCGGGTCAGCAACTTCCTGCGCCGCAACTTCCCCCAGATCCAGATGCACGGCGGGAGCGCGGCCATCCAGAACATCGACCGAGAGACCGGCGAAGTCAGCATCCAGCTCGGCGGCGCGTGTTCGGGCTGCGGTATCTCGCCGATGACCATCCAGGCCATCAAGAGCCGGATGGTCAAGGAGATCCCCGAAATCGAACAGGTCCACGCCGACACCGGCATGGACGGCGGCAGCGGCATGGGCGGCGGTGGCGGCATGAGCCCGTCGTTCCCCGGCGAGACGACCGACGACGGCGACGACGACGAGGGTCCGCAGGCCCCCTTCTAA
- a CDS encoding sulfatase — MTNDDAGNVVFVVMDTVRKSHLSVYGYDRPTTPGLERFAEEAAVFEQAVAPAPWTLPVHASLFTGMYPSEHGASQENPYLEGATTLAETLSDAGYETACYSSNAWITPYTHLTDGFDDQDNFFEVMPGEFLSGPLAKAWKTMNDNETLRKAADWLVSVGNKIHEYTASGEGADSKTPEVIDRTIEFIDDADDDYFAFINLMDAHLPYHPPEEYKEEFAPGVDSTKVCQNSKEYNCGARDISDDEWEAIEGLYDAEIRHIDYQLARLFSWMEQNDEWDDTMVVVCADHGELHGEHDLYGHEFCIYDPLVNVPLLVKHPEMETDRRDDQQVELLDLYHTVLDHAGVDASRATVPLDRTRSLLSADYRDFAESGASGASKSPGSHPGDGDYAFVEYYRPVVELKQLEEKASDAGIELDRDSRFYSRMRAARRPDAKYIRNERIADEFYHLDVDPGETDNARGEGSDEELELEGALSEFEESVGGEWKEVEDEDVLDDMSDDAKDRLQDLGYID, encoded by the coding sequence ATGACCAACGACGATGCGGGGAACGTCGTGTTCGTGGTCATGGACACGGTTCGCAAGAGCCACCTCTCCGTCTATGGCTACGACAGACCGACGACGCCGGGCCTGGAGCGGTTCGCCGAGGAGGCGGCCGTCTTCGAGCAGGCGGTCGCCCCCGCGCCGTGGACGCTGCCGGTTCACGCCTCGCTGTTCACCGGGATGTACCCGAGCGAGCACGGCGCGAGCCAGGAGAACCCGTACCTGGAAGGCGCGACGACGCTCGCCGAAACCCTCTCGGACGCGGGCTACGAGACGGCCTGCTACTCGTCGAACGCCTGGATCACGCCCTACACCCACCTCACCGACGGCTTCGACGACCAGGACAACTTCTTCGAGGTGATGCCCGGCGAGTTCCTGTCGGGCCCGCTGGCGAAGGCCTGGAAGACGATGAACGACAACGAGACGCTCCGGAAGGCCGCCGACTGGCTGGTGTCGGTCGGCAACAAGATCCACGAGTACACCGCCTCCGGCGAGGGCGCCGACTCCAAGACCCCGGAGGTCATCGACCGGACCATCGAGTTCATCGACGACGCCGACGACGACTACTTCGCGTTCATCAACCTGATGGACGCCCACCTGCCGTACCACCCGCCCGAGGAGTACAAGGAGGAGTTCGCGCCCGGCGTCGACTCCACCAAGGTCTGCCAGAACTCCAAGGAGTACAACTGCGGCGCCCGGGACATCTCCGACGACGAGTGGGAGGCCATCGAAGGACTCTACGACGCCGAGATCCGCCACATCGACTACCAGCTCGCGCGGCTGTTCTCGTGGATGGAGCAGAACGACGAGTGGGACGACACCATGGTCGTCGTCTGCGCCGACCACGGCGAACTCCACGGCGAGCACGACCTCTACGGCCACGAGTTCTGCATCTACGACCCGCTGGTCAACGTCCCCCTGCTGGTCAAGCACCCCGAGATGGAGACCGACCGGCGCGACGACCAGCAGGTCGAACTGCTCGACCTCTACCACACCGTCCTCGACCACGCCGGCGTCGACGCCAGCCGGGCGACCGTCCCGCTCGACCGGACCCGGTCGCTGCTGTCGGCCGACTACCGGGACTTCGCGGAGAGCGGCGCGTCGGGCGCCTCGAAGTCGCCCGGGAGTCACCCGGGCGACGGCGACTACGCCTTCGTGGAGTACTACCGGCCGGTGGTGGAGCTCAAGCAGTTAGAGGAGAAGGCCAGCGACGCCGGCATCGAACTCGACCGCGACTCGCGGTTCTACTCCCGGATGCGGGCCGCCCGCCGCCCCGACGCCAAGTACATCCGCAACGAGCGCATCGCCGACGAGTTCTACCACCTCGACGTCGACCCCGGGGAGACCGACAACGCCCGCGGCGAGGGGAGCGACGAGGAGCTCGAGCTCGAGGGCGCGCTCTCGGAGTTCGAGGAGAGCGTCGGCGGCGAGTGGAAGGAGGTCGAGGACGAGGACGTGCTCGACGACATGAGCGACGACGCGAAGGACCGCCTGCAGGACCTCGGCTACATCGACTGA
- a CDS encoding uroporphyrinogen-III synthase, whose translation MSSEVRVAVFRPDDERLAEAVELLDSLGADPVADPMLEVRPTGNAPEAGDYVVLTSKTGVELAAGAGWEPGEVSASEASGGSEERESSGATVCAIGESTADALREAGYEVDVVPAEYSSTGLVEALEDEVAGQRVEVARSDHGSPVLTEGLADAGADVNETVLYQLVRPEGSGESAELAAEGRLEAALFTSSLTVAHFLEAADERGVREAAVAGLNDAVVGAIGEPTRETAESEGIAVDVVPEVADFEQLACAVVEEAAPSYNG comes from the coding sequence ATGAGTAGCGAGGTCCGGGTCGCGGTCTTCCGACCGGACGACGAGCGCCTCGCGGAGGCCGTGGAGCTGCTGGACTCGCTGGGCGCCGACCCGGTCGCCGACCCGATGCTCGAAGTCCGGCCGACCGGGAACGCGCCCGAGGCGGGCGACTACGTCGTCCTGACGAGCAAGACCGGCGTCGAGCTCGCGGCCGGGGCCGGGTGGGAGCCGGGCGAGGTCTCCGCGAGCGAAGCGAGCGGAGGCTCGGAAGAGCGGGAATCTTCCGGTGCCACCGTCTGCGCCATCGGCGAGAGCACCGCCGACGCACTCCGCGAGGCGGGCTACGAGGTCGACGTCGTGCCCGCGGAGTACTCCTCGACCGGCCTGGTCGAGGCCCTCGAGGACGAGGTCGCGGGCCAGCGGGTCGAGGTGGCCCGCAGCGACCACGGGAGTCCCGTTCTGACCGAGGGGCTGGCGGACGCCGGCGCCGACGTAAATGAAACTGTGCTATATCAATTGGTGCGCCCCGAGGGCTCGGGCGAATCCGCGGAACTCGCCGCGGAAGGCCGTCTCGAGGCCGCTCTCTTCACTTCCTCGCTGACCGTGGCCCACTTTCTCGAGGCCGCAGACGAGCGCGGCGTCCGCGAGGCGGCCGTCGCGGGGCTGAACGACGCCGTGGTCGGCGCTATCGGCGAGCCGACCCGCGAGACCGCCGAGAGCGAGGGCATCGCGGTCGACGTGGTGCCGGAGGTCGCGGACTTCGAGCAGCTGGCGTGCGCGGTGGTCGAGGAGGCCGCGCCGTCGTATAACGGCTGA
- the hemC gene encoding hydroxymethylbilane synthase codes for MSRHGTEIRLATRGSDLALRQAGEVEAALEDRRFEVELVEVETTGDEIRDELIHRLGKTGAFVRSLDEKVLSGELDGAIHSMKDMPTDSPDELVVAAIPERASANDVLVTPDGESLDDLPEGATVGTSSLRRQAQLLHHREDLDVQPLRGNVDTRAEKLLAPALQREHERRTEAEAEERSDKAKARKGHKKEYEGEFDRTVEEWFNDLAEIERRALEREVETEYDAIVLAQAGLERSGLAHHLEYVELPSGEFVPAPGQGALAVTALDGELASDVNAVLDHPRTRVETTVERTILAELGGGCVAPIGVHGLIQGEHVHVDVQVFSQDGAEVVEASRDVPVENHVAAAKELAADLADRGADELIAAATADADADEPEGKRGESVHEEDVEDE; via the coding sequence ATGAGCAGACACGGGACAGAGATACGCCTGGCGACGCGGGGGTCGGACCTCGCGCTCCGGCAGGCGGGCGAAGTCGAGGCCGCTCTCGAGGACCGGCGCTTCGAGGTCGAACTCGTGGAGGTCGAGACGACCGGCGACGAGATACGCGACGAGCTCATCCACCGGCTGGGCAAGACCGGCGCGTTCGTCCGGAGCCTGGACGAGAAGGTGCTGTCGGGCGAGCTCGACGGCGCCATCCACTCGATGAAGGACATGCCGACAGACAGCCCCGACGAGCTGGTGGTCGCGGCCATCCCCGAGCGGGCCAGCGCCAACGACGTGCTGGTGACCCCCGACGGCGAGAGCCTCGACGACCTCCCCGAGGGCGCGACGGTCGGCACCTCCAGCCTCCGGCGGCAGGCCCAGCTGCTCCACCACCGCGAGGACCTGGACGTCCAGCCGCTCCGGGGCAACGTCGACACTCGGGCCGAGAAACTGCTCGCGCCCGCGCTCCAGCGCGAGCACGAGCGCCGCACCGAGGCCGAAGCGGAGGAACGCTCGGACAAGGCGAAGGCCCGGAAGGGCCACAAGAAGGAGTACGAGGGCGAGTTCGACCGGACCGTCGAGGAGTGGTTCAACGACCTCGCCGAGATCGAGCGCCGGGCGCTCGAGCGCGAGGTCGAGACCGAGTACGACGCCATCGTGCTGGCGCAGGCGGGCCTCGAACGCAGCGGGCTGGCCCACCACCTCGAGTACGTCGAGCTCCCGAGCGGCGAGTTCGTGCCCGCGCCGGGCCAGGGCGCGCTCGCGGTGACGGCGCTCGACGGCGAGCTGGCGAGCGACGTCAACGCGGTGCTCGACCACCCCAGGACGCGGGTCGAGACCACCGTCGAACGGACCATCCTCGCGGAACTCGGCGGCGGGTGCGTCGCGCCCATCGGCGTCCACGGGCTCATCCAGGGCGAGCACGTCCACGTCGACGTCCAGGTGTTCTCCCAGGACGGCGCGGAGGTCGTCGAGGCCAGCCGGGACGTGCCGGTCGAGAACCACGTCGCGGCCGCCAAGGAGCTCGCGGCCGACCTCGCCGACCGGGGCGCCGACGAGCTCATCGCGGCCGCCACGGCGGACGCCGACGCCGACGAGCCGGAGGGCAAGCGCGGCGAGTCGGTCCACGAGGAGGACGTCGAGGATGAGTAG
- a CDS encoding ketopantoate reductase family protein yields the protein MDVVVFGAGSLGSLVGGLLAREHAVTLVGRDPHVGTVRESGLRVGGEYDFTVRPDATTDGTGLAADLAVVTVKAFDTDAAARTLSTGAFDAALSLQNGMGNEEALAERLDCPILAGTATYGAVLREPGLVECTGRGEVVLGPREGGASEAADRVGRAFSTAGIQTTVADDMPRRLWEKLAVNAGINATTALARVENGALLDGPAREVAAEAARETAGVARAEGVELGGDEAVRAAELVAEATAANESSMRRDVAAGRRTEVEAINGYVVARADANAAAGTRDADDGPAGDRDVPVPVNRTLRNLLRAWEDGHVDGDPRD from the coding sequence ATGGACGTCGTCGTGTTCGGCGCGGGGAGCCTCGGGAGCCTCGTCGGGGGCCTGCTCGCCCGCGAGCACGCGGTCACGCTGGTCGGCCGCGACCCCCACGTCGGGACGGTCCGGGAGTCGGGCCTGCGCGTCGGCGGGGAGTACGACTTCACGGTGCGTCCCGACGCGACCACCGACGGGACCGGGCTCGCGGCCGACCTCGCGGTGGTGACGGTCAAGGCCTTCGACACCGACGCGGCGGCCCGGACGCTCTCGACCGGCGCGTTCGACGCCGCGCTCTCGCTCCAGAACGGGATGGGCAACGAGGAGGCGCTCGCCGAGCGCCTCGACTGCCCGATTCTCGCCGGCACCGCGACCTACGGCGCGGTGCTCCGGGAGCCCGGTCTGGTCGAGTGCACCGGCCGGGGCGAGGTCGTCCTCGGACCGCGAGAGGGCGGCGCCTCGGAAGCGGCCGACCGTGTCGGCCGAGCCTTCTCCACCGCGGGCATCCAGACGACCGTCGCCGACGACATGCCCCGCCGCCTCTGGGAGAAGCTCGCGGTCAACGCGGGAATCAACGCGACCACCGCGCTGGCCCGCGTGGAGAACGGCGCGCTGCTCGACGGACCGGCCCGCGAGGTGGCCGCCGAGGCCGCTCGCGAGACTGCCGGAGTCGCCCGGGCCGAGGGCGTCGAGTTGGGCGGCGACGAGGCGGTGCGGGCCGCCGAGCTCGTCGCCGAAGCCACCGCCGCCAACGAGTCGTCGATGCGCCGGGACGTCGCGGCCGGCCGCCGGACCGAGGTCGAGGCCATCAACGGGTACGTCGTCGCCCGGGCGGACGCGAACGCGGCCGCCGGCACGCGCGACGCCGACGACGGGCCCGCCGGCGACCGCGACGTTCCGGTCCCGGTCAACCGGACGCTCCGGAATCTCCTCCGCGCCTGGGAGGACGGCCACGTCGATGGCGACCCGCGGGACTGA
- a CDS encoding DUF5783 family protein yields the protein MSDFDPEKFEEKYVHYFNELQRAYKNAFNRLNEQYDSELIHAIDQQILNESEPFYEGDGEFRVELPDDPVDRVEGIVVADEKVAEMLDIYVEEIETELRRVFGFESGGEE from the coding sequence ATGAGCGACTTCGACCCCGAGAAGTTCGAGGAGAAGTACGTCCACTACTTCAACGAACTCCAGCGGGCGTACAAAAACGCGTTCAACCGGCTCAACGAGCAGTACGACTCGGAGCTGATCCACGCCATCGACCAGCAGATCCTCAACGAGTCCGAGCCGTTCTACGAGGGCGACGGCGAGTTCCGCGTCGAACTCCCCGACGACCCCGTGGACCGCGTGGAGGGTATCGTCGTCGCCGACGAGAAGGTCGCCGAGATGCTGGACATCTACGTCGAGGAGATCGAGACAGAACTCCGGCGGGTGTTCGGGTTCGAGTCCGGCGGCGAGGAATGA